The region GGCGACGACGTGGTCCGCGCCGCGCCGCAGCACGACGTCCGTGAACCCGCCCGTGGAGGCACCGGCGTCGAGCACACGGACGCCCGCCACGGGCGGACCGGCGAGGCCGGCCCCGGCCAGCGCGTCGAGCGCGCCCGCGAGCTTGTGCGCGGCGCGGGAGACGTAGTCGTCGCCCGGGGCGACGGCGAGCACGTGCTGCTCGAGGACGGCGACGGCGGGGCGCGTGAGGACCCGGCCGTCCAGCGTCACGTCGCCGGCGGCGATGAGTCGCTGGGCCTGCGTGCGGGAGGTCGCGAGTCCGCGCTCCACGAGGGCGACGTCGGCACGCATCCCTAGCCGGCCGACTCGTCGAGGCGGTCGGCCAGGGCCCGGTGCAGGTCCTCGAAGAGGACGACGTGCTCGCGGATGGTCATGGCCGCCAGCGCCTCGGCGTCGGGCAGCTCCGGGAGCGGCGGGTCGGGCGCCGCCCGATCCGGCCCGGGGCGCGGACCCGGGCGTGGTCCGGGGCGCGATCCGGGCGGGGAGGGGACCGGCCCGGCGCTCGTCGCCGGGGCCGCGTCCGTCCCGGCATCCTCCGGCGTGCTGTCCATGCCTGCTCTCCTCCTCCGGCGCGGGCGCGCCTCCTAGACCACGACCGCCAGGGGGCGCGGTGCGAGCGCGAGCCCGGTCCCGCCGTCGGCAGCCTCCCACGCGGCGCAGCAGGCCGCACGCAGCTCGTCGAGCGTGATCTCGGTGAGGCTCGCGAGGGCCTGGGCGACGTCGTCACGCACCACGTGGAGATCGGTCCCGGACACGCGCACGACGGCGTCGCGGCAGCGCCAGCCGCCGAGGTGGTCGCCGGTGGGGACGACCTCGGGGTGCGGCTCGAGCACGCCGCGCAGGTCGAGCGCGAGCATGTCGGGGCGCTCGTGCGGCTGTGCGGCGAACAGGTCGTAGGCCTGGTGCACGCCGGTCAGGACCTGGAGGCCGGGCATTCCCGCGGCGCGCGCGCCCGCGAGGTCGGTGTCGAGGCGGTCGCCGACGACGACGGGGCGGGTGGCGCCGACGAGCGCGGCCGCCTCGTGGAAGATGCCTGCCTCGGGCTTGCCTGACGACGTCGGGCGCACCCCCGTCGCGTTGACGACGGCGGCCACGAGCGAGCCGTTGCCGACGGCCATGCCGCGCTCGGTCGGGAGGGTCGCGTCGAGGTTGGTGGCGACGTAGCGCGCGCCCTGCCCGATCGCGTAGGCCGCCTCGGTCAGCTGCGCCCACCCGACCTCGGGGCCGTAGCCCTGCGCGACGGCGTCGGGCTTCTCGTGCGCGTCGGTCACCACGCGGTAGCCCTGGGCCTCCATGGCCTGGCGCAGGCCGGGGCCGCCGACGCACAGGACGGTGGACCCGGCCGGGAGGTCACGCGCCAGGGTCGTGGCCGCGGCGAGCGAGGAGGTCATGACGTGCGCGGGGTCGGTGGGGATCCCGAGGTCGGTGAGCTGGTCGGCCACCACCTGCGGCGGCCGGCCCGCGTTGTTCGTGACGTAGACCGGCTGCGCCCCCGCCGCCGCGGCGGCAGCGATCGAGTCGGCCGCGTGCTCGACGGCGGCGGCCCCGCGGTACACCACCCCGTCGAGGTCGAGGAGGAGCGCGTCGTGCGCCTGGGCGAGCGGGGTCGCGGAGGCGCGGAGGTAGGTGCTCAAAAGAGGCGCTCCTCGTCGTCGTCGTCGTCCTCGGGCTCGGGCTCGGGCTCGGGCTCGGGCTCGGGCTCGGGCTCGGGCTCGGGCTCGGGCTCGGGCTCGGGCTCGGGCTCGGGCTCGGGCTCGGGCTCGGGCTCGGGAGCCAGCGTCACATCTGCGGTGACCTCGACCTCGGGCTGGTCATCCACGGTGGGCTGCTCGACGACCTCGGGGCCGTCCCCAGCCACGTCGGCCGACTCAACCTCACCGTCGTCGATGACAGGCACCACGACGGCCTCGGTCTCGGGCTCGGGCTCGGCGGTCTGGATCTCATCGACGAGGTCCATCACGTCGTCATCGTCGAACGCCTCGCCCTGGCTCACGACCGCGGCGGGTGCGTCGACGTCGTTCGGGTATGTCTTCGCCCCGTCCACCCTTGACGCCTCGACGTCGGTGGCGGCCTCTCGCTCCGGATCGACCGTTGCGGTGGACTCGTTCTCGGGGTCCTCGTCGAGGTCGAACACGACGATGTCCTCCTCGTCGTCGCCGACCCCGGCGGAGACGCTCGACTCGAGCGCCGCAGCTTCGTCCTCGCGTCCGAGCGCGCGGAGAACCGGAATCCGGGCCTGGAGCACCCGGTCGGCGAGCTCCGCCTCGCCCTGCGGGACGGTCAGCTCCTCGAGCAGCAGGAGCGCGACCTCGGTCTCCCCCATGTCGAGGCGAGCACCGGCCTCGACGAGGGTGAGCTCGACGCGTTCGGCCGGCTCGACCTCGCCGGCCTCGCGGATGACGGCGATCGCGCGCTCGGGACGGCCGAGTCCTCGCTCCGCGTCCGCCTCGAGGGCACGGTGCGCGTCCACGCCGCTCAGACGGCGTGCTGCGCGTACCTCACGGAGGGCGTCGGCGTAGCGACCCGTGGCGTAGGAGGTGAGCGCGAGGGCCTCGCGGACGATGTCGATCCGGGCTGCGCGGCGCAGCGCCGCGAGGGCGTGCTCGTGCGCGAGCTCGGGCTCGACGTCGAGGAGACGACCCGCCATCACCAGGTGACGCCCGACGACGCCGGCGTTCTCCTTCGTCAGGCCCCGGAGGCTGCGGCGGGTCTCGCGGTCCAGCATCGAGAACTCGATCTCGTCGGGCAGGTACGGGTCCTCGACCCGCTCCGCACGACGCTCCTGCCCCGGGCGCAACGACCGCTCACCCTGCGGCGCGAACGAGCCGCGGCGATCGCCACGTCCGCTGTCATCCCGGTCCCGGCCGCCCTGGTACCCACCGGTACGGGGACCACGCTCGTCGCGGTCGCGGTTGCCCTGGTACCCACCGGTACGGGGGCCACGCTCATCACGGCCACCCTGGTAGCCGCCGGTACGGGGGCCACGCTCATCACGGCCGCCCTGGTAGCCGCCGGTACGGGGACCGCGCTCATCGCGGTCGCGGTTGCCCTGGTACCCACCGGTACGGGGGCCACGCTCATCACGGCCACCCTGGTAGCCGCCGGTACGGGGGCCACGCTCATCACGGCCGCCCTGGTAGCCGCCGGTACGGGGACCGCGCTCATCGCGGTCGCGGTTGCCCTGGTACCCACCGGTACGGGGGCCACGCTCATC is a window of Litorihabitans aurantiacus DNA encoding:
- a CDS encoding HAD-IIA family hydrolase codes for the protein MSTYLRASATPLAQAHDALLLDLDGVVYRGAAAVEHAADSIAAAAAAGAQPVYVTNNAGRPPQVVADQLTDLGIPTDPAHVMTSSLAAATTLARDLPAGSTVLCVGGPGLRQAMEAQGYRVVTDAHEKPDAVAQGYGPEVGWAQLTEAAYAIGQGARYVATNLDATLPTERGMAVGNGSLVAAVVNATGVRPTSSGKPEAGIFHEAAALVGATRPVVVGDRLDTDLAGARAAGMPGLQVLTGVHQAYDLFAAQPHERPDMLALDLRGVLEPHPEVVPTGDHLGGWRCRDAVVRVSGTDLHVVRDDVAQALASLTEITLDELRAACCAAWEAADGGTGLALAPRPLAVVV